A DNA window from Sulfitobacter sp. BSw21498 contains the following coding sequences:
- a CDS encoding YitT family protein, which yields MTYADPLHHSSLDDVQGLSLGVFLCGIGIFVLTSAGLITGQTAGLAVIIAYFTGYSFGVVFFLINLPFYFLAYKRLGAEFTIKSLISVTMLSVVTEFLPYGFAIQSLSPALAAVIFGALVGLGLLAMFRHNGSLGGLGVIALLVQDTTGFKAGWVQLITDGVIFSVALFLFPASVVGYSLLGALVLNLIITFNHRRDRYIAT from the coding sequence ATGACATATGCTGACCCCCTCCACCACAGCTCGCTTGATGATGTCCAAGGCCTAAGCCTCGGGGTATTTTTGTGCGGTATCGGAATCTTCGTGTTGACCTCTGCCGGACTGATCACCGGCCAGACGGCGGGCTTGGCGGTGATCATCGCCTATTTCACGGGGTATTCCTTCGGCGTGGTGTTCTTTTTGATCAACCTGCCGTTCTACTTCCTTGCCTACAAACGCCTCGGTGCGGAATTTACCATCAAATCGCTGATCTCGGTCACCATGCTGTCTGTTGTCACCGAATTTCTGCCCTACGGGTTTGCGATCCAGTCGCTGAGCCCGGCCCTCGCAGCGGTAATATTTGGCGCGCTGGTCGGGTTGGGGCTGCTGGCGATGTTCCGACATAATGGGTCGCTTGGGGGCTTGGGCGTGATCGCGCTCTTGGTTCAAGACACCACGGGGTTCAAGGCGGGATGGGTTCAGCTTATCACCGATGGGGTGATCTTTTCGGTCGCGTTATTCCTGTTTCCTGCTTCGGTTGTGGGATATTCCTTGCTCGGCGCGCTGGTGCTGAACCTGATCATTACCTTCAACCACCGCCGCGACCGCTACATCGCCACCTGA
- a CDS encoding mechanosensitive ion channel family protein produces MRNQLEGYAVGFWSVLPQLILSIIFLCFLWAVVRIVQAIVPGVLRRARMRRSLIDVIMMLIIVGMWLFGVLIAVTIAFPTITPGKALTALGVGGVAIGFAFKDVFENFLAGILLLIREPFSVEDYIECEGFEGQVEEITIRDTHVRQTDGQLVVAPNAMFFKNPVTIRTARDVRRTTVICGVAYGEDVDAAREVIAQAVRGVDAVRDDVRDVEIFAQEFADSSINFEVTWWTGSRPIDIRSSRDKVVAAVKRALDDAGIEIPFPYRTLTFNEPLPVRDYRDRKESAEDTSTDG; encoded by the coding sequence TTGCGTAACCAGCTTGAGGGGTACGCCGTCGGGTTCTGGAGCGTGCTGCCGCAGCTTATTTTGTCGATCATCTTCCTTTGTTTTCTCTGGGCTGTCGTCCGCATTGTGCAGGCTATCGTGCCGGGCGTGCTGCGCCGCGCCCGTATGCGTCGGTCGCTTATCGATGTCATCATGATGCTGATTATCGTGGGGATGTGGCTGTTTGGCGTGTTGATCGCCGTTACAATCGCCTTTCCCACAATCACCCCCGGCAAGGCGCTGACTGCGTTGGGTGTGGGTGGCGTGGCCATCGGTTTTGCCTTTAAGGATGTGTTCGAGAACTTCCTAGCAGGGATCTTACTGCTCATCCGCGAACCTTTTTCTGTCGAGGATTACATTGAATGCGAGGGGTTCGAGGGGCAGGTCGAAGAAATCACGATCCGCGACACCCATGTGCGCCAGACCGATGGACAACTTGTCGTGGCCCCAAACGCGATGTTCTTTAAGAATCCCGTCACCATCCGCACCGCCCGTGACGTGCGCCGGACCACTGTAATTTGCGGCGTGGCCTACGGCGAAGACGTAGACGCCGCGCGCGAGGTGATTGCCCAAGCGGTGCGCGGGGTGGACGCGGTGCGCGATGATGTGCGCGACGTTGAAATCTTTGCGCAGGAATTTGCCGACAGTTCGATCAACTTCGAGGTTACTTGGTGGACAGGCTCGCGGCCCATCGACATCCGCAGCAGCCGCGACAAAGTCGTCGCCGCCGTGAAACGGGCGCTGGATGACGCAGGAATCGAAATCCCCTTCCCCTATCGCACCCTGACCTTTAACGAACCGCTACCGGTTCGGGACTATCGCGACCGCAAAGAAAGCGCAGAAGACACAAGCACCGACGGCTGA
- a CDS encoding alpha/beta hydrolase, protein MPEVIFPGPEGRLEGRYHPQKERDAPIAILLHPHPQFGGTMNHKVVYNMHYAFYNMGFTVLRFNFRGVGRSQGEYDQGVGELSDAASALDYLQSMNNNSKHCWVAGFSFGAWIGMQLLMRRPEITGFISVAPPANMYDFSFLAPCPASGLVINGTADRVAPPADTVTLVNKLHEQKGITITHQEVEGAGHFFEEPHMDTLITSTTDYVKRRLTETTR, encoded by the coding sequence ATGCCCGAGGTTATTTTTCCCGGACCCGAAGGCCGCCTCGAAGGCCGCTACCATCCACAAAAAGAACGCGACGCGCCAATCGCCATTCTGCTTCACCCACACCCACAATTCGGCGGGACGATGAACCATAAGGTCGTGTATAATATGCACTATGCCTTCTACAATATGGGTTTCACCGTTTTGCGCTTCAACTTCCGCGGCGTGGGACGCAGCCAAGGCGAATACGATCAAGGCGTCGGTGAACTCTCTGATGCAGCGTCAGCGCTGGATTATCTGCAGTCGATGAACAACAACTCCAAGCACTGCTGGGTTGCGGGTTTCTCGTTCGGCGCATGGATCGGCATGCAATTGCTGATGCGCCGCCCCGAGATCACGGGCTTCATCTCTGTCGCACCGCCTGCGAACATGTATGACTTCAGCTTCCTCGCACCCTGCCCGGCTTCCGGTTTGGTGATCAACGGGACGGCTGACCGCGTAGCACCACCGGCTGATACCGTGACCCTCGTGAATAAATTGCACGAGCAAAAGGGCATCACCATCACCCACCAAGAAGTCGAGGGTGCCGGCCACTTCTTTGAAGAGCCGCATATGGATACGCTCATCACGTCGACCACGGACTATGTGAAGCGTCGCCTGACGGAAACGACCCGTTAA
- a CDS encoding HD domain-containing protein, translated as MTTRLEQQIAFLNEADKLKSVTRGTLLCDASRAENSAEHSWHLTLYALVLADQAGEGVDITRVIKMLILHDLVEIDAGDNPIFGSYDAADMEAQEQLAADRIFGLLPNDLRDDLRATWEEFEANKTPTARFAKSLDRFQPPMQNLAAGGGSWVEYNVTEAQFVEKVGSKIKAGAPGLWEFARGRVSAWFAARG; from the coding sequence ATGACCACCAGACTAGAGCAACAGATTGCCTTCCTTAACGAAGCAGACAAGCTCAAGTCGGTCACACGCGGGACGCTTTTATGCGATGCCTCGCGGGCGGAAAATTCGGCTGAACACAGCTGGCACCTGACGCTCTATGCGCTGGTGCTGGCGGATCAGGCGGGCGAAGGCGTCGATATCACCCGCGTCATCAAAATGTTGATCCTGCATGACCTCGTCGAGATTGACGCAGGCGACAACCCGATCTTTGGCAGCTACGATGCGGCCGATATGGAGGCCCAGGAACAGCTTGCCGCTGACCGGATATTTGGCCTTCTTCCCAACGATTTACGCGACGATCTTCGTGCCACATGGGAAGAGTTCGAAGCGAATAAGACCCCCACAGCCCGCTTTGCAAAATCGTTGGACCGTTTCCAGCCCCCCATGCAAAACCTTGCTGCAGGCGGTGGCAGCTGGGTCGAATATAACGTCACGGAAGCCCAGTTCGTGGAAAAGGTCGGCTCTAAGATCAAGGCCGGCGCGCCGGGCTTGTGGGAATTCGCACGAGGCCGCGTCTCTGCATGGTTCGCGGCCCGCGGCTAG
- a CDS encoding DMT family transporter produces the protein MHYFWLMIAIVTETLGTSALQASQQFTRLWPSVAVVVCYAISFYLLGLTLKVMPVGIVYAIWSGLGIVCIAGIGYFVFGQKLDLAAVLGLSMIISGVLVIHLFSNSSTH, from the coding sequence ATGCATTATTTCTGGCTGATGATCGCCATCGTGACCGAAACCCTGGGCACCAGCGCGCTGCAAGCCTCGCAACAATTTACGCGGCTATGGCCCTCTGTCGCGGTCGTTGTGTGTTATGCGATCTCGTTCTATCTGCTGGGGCTGACGCTCAAGGTGATGCCGGTGGGCATTGTCTATGCGATCTGGTCGGGGCTGGGTATCGTCTGCATCGCGGGCATCGGGTATTTCGTGTTCGGGCAAAAGCTCGACCTTGCCGCCGTTTTGGGCCTGTCGATGATCATCAGCGGCGTGCTGGTCATTCATCTATTTTCGAACAGTTCCACCCATTAG
- a CDS encoding NADP-dependent isocitrate dehydrogenase has protein sequence MTKIKVENPIVELDGDEMTRIMWDFIKKKLILPYLDVDLKYYDLGMEVRDETNDQITIDAAHAIKEHGVGVKCATITPDEARVEEFGLKEMWRSPNGTIRNILGGVIFRQPIICKNVPRLVPGWTKPIVVGRHAFGDQYKATDFKFPGKGKLTLKFVGEDGTEIEREVFDAPDAGVVMAMYNLDKSIIDFARASLNYGLNLGWPVYLSTKNTILKQYDGRFLELFQHIYETEFEDKFKAAGITYEHRLIDDMVACAMKWNGGYVWACKNYDGDVQSDTVAQGFGSLGLMTSVLMTPDGQTVEAEAAHGTVTRHYRQHQKGEETSTNSIASIYAWTGGLKHRGKLDDNAELIRFAETLEKTVVDTVESGSMTKDLALLVGPDQGWLTTMGFLEKVDENLNKALGAQ, from the coding sequence ATGACCAAGATCAAAGTGGAAAACCCGATCGTTGAGCTCGACGGTGATGAAATGACCCGCATCATGTGGGATTTCATCAAGAAAAAGCTGATCCTGCCCTATCTCGACGTGGATCTGAAATACTACGATCTAGGGATGGAGGTTCGCGACGAGACCAACGACCAGATCACCATAGACGCCGCGCACGCTATCAAGGAACACGGTGTTGGCGTCAAATGCGCGACCATCACCCCCGACGAAGCACGGGTCGAGGAATTCGGCCTCAAAGAGATGTGGCGGTCGCCGAACGGGACGATCCGCAATATTCTGGGCGGCGTGATCTTCCGTCAACCGATCATCTGCAAGAACGTTCCCCGCCTTGTGCCGGGATGGACCAAACCAATCGTCGTGGGTCGTCACGCCTTTGGCGACCAGTACAAAGCGACCGATTTTAAATTTCCCGGCAAGGGCAAGTTAACACTGAAATTCGTCGGCGAGGACGGGACAGAAATCGAGCGCGAGGTTTTCGACGCGCCGGACGCCGGCGTCGTTATGGCGATGTACAACCTTGATAAATCCATCATCGACTTTGCCCGCGCGTCGCTGAACTATGGTCTGAACCTTGGCTGGCCGGTCTATCTGAGCACCAAGAACACGATCCTCAAACAATACGACGGTCGCTTTCTTGAATTGTTCCAACACATCTACGAAACCGAGTTTGAAGATAAGTTCAAAGCCGCGGGCATTACCTATGAACACCGTCTTATCGACGACATGGTCGCCTGTGCGATGAAGTGGAACGGCGGTTACGTCTGGGCGTGCAAGAACTATGACGGCGATGTGCAGTCGGATACCGTGGCGCAGGGGTTTGGCTCGCTCGGGCTGATGACATCCGTGCTGATGACCCCCGACGGCCAGACCGTAGAGGCAGAAGCCGCCCACGGCACCGTCACCCGCCATTACCGCCAACACCAGAAGGGCGAGGAAACCTCGACCAACTCCATTGCGTCTATCTATGCGTGGACGGGCGGGCTCAAGCATCGCGGTAAACTGGATGACAACGCCGAACTGATCCGCTTTGCCGAAACCTTGGAAAAGACGGTCGTGGATACGGTGGAATCAGGCTCTATGACCAAAGACCTGGCCCTGCTGGTCGGCCCCGACCAAGGCTGGCTGACCACGATGGGCTTCCTGGAGAAGGTCGACGAGAACCTGAACAAAGCGCTCGGCGCGCAATAA
- a CDS encoding DUF1330 domain-containing protein, which produces MPALWIAHVTVTDEDAYGKYAKLAGPAIAAHGGSFLARGGRFVQLEGKERPRNVVARFASVEDAVDCYNSDAYQEALSHAKDASERELMVVEIDG; this is translated from the coding sequence ATGCCTGCTCTCTGGATCGCTCATGTCACCGTCACTGATGAAGACGCCTATGGTAAATATGCCAAGCTCGCTGGCCCCGCTATCGCGGCGCATGGCGGCAGCTTTCTGGCCCGTGGTGGCCGGTTCGTCCAGCTCGAAGGCAAAGAGCGCCCGCGCAACGTCGTGGCCCGTTTTGCGTCGGTCGAAGATGCGGTGGACTGCTATAACTCCGACGCCTACCAAGAGGCGCTGAGCCATGCCAAAGATGCCTCAGAACGCGAACTGATGGTCGTCGAAATCGACGGCTAA
- a CDS encoding cysteine desulfurase family protein, with protein sequence MRTYLDHNATTPLRAEARAAMLAAMDVVGNPSSVHAEGRAAKMMVEKARGQVAGLVGCDVSEVIFTSGATEAITGVVQDSTAVTGAPIEHEAVRIWCPEADQLPVDRNGHVDLTALPDGALAGVTLFLQRANSETGVLQPDTLCAELSRLGASPASVLRDAVQAAGKLSDLGRWRSEVGRHATLALSAHKLGGPKGIGALIAGPQYTPGLMQPMLRGGGQELGRRAGTENVIGIAGFGAACAAAAQDLADGVWERVADLRNVLEKALEAASKKTIFVGKDVARLPNTSCFITPGWRGETQVMQMDLAGFAISAGSACSSGKVATSRVLTAMGFDEALASCAVRVSLGPDTTEEEVMRFVDAWTAKLKKHEARAA encoded by the coding sequence ATGAGAACCTATCTGGATCATAACGCGACCACCCCGCTGAGGGCAGAGGCGCGCGCGGCCATGCTGGCGGCGATGGATGTGGTGGGCAATCCCTCGAGCGTCCATGCCGAAGGGCGTGCAGCCAAGATGATGGTTGAAAAGGCGCGGGGGCAGGTGGCCGGACTGGTCGGCTGCGATGTCTCGGAGGTGATCTTTACCAGCGGCGCCACTGAGGCGATTACAGGCGTGGTTCAGGACTCTACCGCGGTGACCGGCGCGCCGATTGAACATGAAGCGGTGCGGATCTGGTGCCCTGAGGCAGACCAATTGCCCGTGGATCGCAATGGTCACGTGGATTTGACCGCGCTGCCGGACGGTGCTTTGGCGGGGGTGACGCTGTTCTTGCAGCGGGCCAACAGCGAAACCGGCGTGCTGCAGCCTGACACTCTGTGCGCCGAGCTGTCTCGTTTGGGCGCGTCGCCCGCATCCGTGTTGCGCGATGCGGTGCAGGCGGCGGGCAAGCTTTCCGATCTGGGCCGTTGGCGGTCAGAGGTCGGGCGTCATGCCACATTGGCGCTCTCGGCGCATAAGTTGGGCGGTCCCAAGGGGATCGGCGCGTTGATCGCGGGGCCGCAATATACCCCTGGATTGATGCAGCCGATGCTGCGCGGGGGCGGGCAGGAGCTGGGGCGTCGTGCAGGGACCGAAAATGTCATCGGCATCGCCGGCTTTGGTGCTGCTTGCGCGGCAGCGGCGCAGGATTTGGCGGATGGTGTCTGGGAACGGGTTGCAGACCTTAGAAATGTTCTAGAGAAGGCTCTTGAGGCTGCGTCAAAGAAGACTATTTTTGTTGGGAAAGATGTGGCGCGTTTGCCGAACACCTCTTGCTTTATCACGCCTGGATGGCGCGGTGAGACGCAGGTGATGCAGATGGACCTTGCGGGCTTTGCGATCAGTGCGGGGTCTGCCTGTTCCAGCGGCAAGGTGGCGACAAGTCGGGTGTTGACGGCCATGGGCTTTGACGAGGCGTTGGCATCTTGTGCCGTGCGCGTGTCGCTGGGGCCGGACACCACAGAAGAAGAGGTCATGCGTTTTGTCGACGCATGGACCGCGAAATTGAAAAAACACGAGGCGCGGGCCGCTTGA
- the typA gene encoding translational GTPase TypA, with protein sequence MDMRNIAIIAHVDHGKTTLVDELLKQSGTYRENQATTERAMDSNDLERERGITIFAKPTSVVWNNTRINIVDTPGHADFGGEVERILSMVDGVVLLVDAAEGPMPQTKFVTSKALKLGLRPIVVLNKVDKADAEPDRALDECFDLFASLDATDEQLEFPHMYASGRSGWADLELDGPRKDLDALFKLVLEHVPAPKQIENTDKPFTMLATTLGGDPFLGRLLTGRVETGTLKAGQSIKAMSRDGTLIENFRCTKILAFRGLEQTAIELAEAGDIVSIAGMSKATVADTLAETSVSEAIPAQPIDPPTITVTFGINDSPLAGRDGKKVQSRVIRERLMKEAESNVAIKISDTPGGDAFEVAGRGELQMGVLIENMRREGFELSISRPQVLFQQIDGVRHEPIEEATIDVDDEYSGAVIEKITGVRKGELVEMKPAGAGKTRIVAHVPSRGLIGYHGEFLTDTRGTGVINRVFHSWAPHKGPIPGRRAGVLISMENGTSVAFALWNLEERGRMMIGPQADVYTGMIIGEHSRENDLEVNPLKGKKLTNVRASGTDEAVRLTTPITLSLEEAIAYIDDDELVEVTPNAIRLRKRYLDPHERKRMAKSA encoded by the coding sequence ATGGACATGCGAAATATCGCAATCATCGCTCACGTTGACCACGGCAAAACGACGCTGGTCGACGAGCTTCTGAAACAATCTGGCACCTATCGTGAAAACCAGGCGACGACCGAGCGCGCGATGGACAGCAACGATCTGGAGCGCGAGCGCGGCATCACGATCTTCGCAAAACCGACGTCGGTTGTTTGGAACAACACCCGTATCAACATCGTCGACACCCCCGGTCACGCCGACTTTGGTGGCGAAGTTGAACGCATCCTGTCGATGGTAGACGGAGTTGTCCTGCTCGTCGATGCCGCAGAAGGCCCGATGCCACAGACCAAATTTGTGACCTCCAAGGCGCTGAAACTGGGCCTGCGCCCTATCGTTGTGCTGAACAAAGTCGACAAGGCAGACGCCGAGCCTGACCGCGCGCTGGACGAATGCTTTGATCTGTTCGCCAGCCTTGATGCCACAGATGAACAGCTCGAATTCCCGCACATGTACGCCTCCGGTCGTTCCGGCTGGGCTGATCTGGAGCTGGATGGCCCGCGCAAAGATCTTGACGCTTTGTTCAAACTGGTGCTCGAGCATGTTCCCGCGCCAAAGCAAATCGAAAACACTGACAAGCCGTTCACCATGCTTGCCACTACCCTTGGCGGTGACCCGTTCCTGGGCCGCTTGCTGACAGGTCGTGTTGAAACCGGCACGTTGAAAGCGGGCCAGAGCATCAAAGCCATGTCGCGCGACGGCACGCTGATCGAAAACTTCCGCTGCACCAAGATCCTAGCCTTCCGCGGGCTTGAGCAGACGGCCATCGAGCTGGCAGAGGCAGGCGACATCGTATCCATCGCCGGTATGTCCAAGGCAACAGTGGCCGATACGCTTGCCGAAACCTCAGTTTCCGAAGCAATACCGGCCCAGCCGATCGATCCGCCCACCATCACCGTGACCTTCGGTATCAACGACAGCCCGTTGGCCGGTCGTGATGGCAAGAAAGTTCAGTCGCGCGTGATCCGCGAGCGCCTGATGAAGGAAGCCGAATCCAACGTTGCGATCAAGATTTCCGATACCCCGGGTGGCGACGCCTTTGAGGTTGCCGGTCGTGGCGAATTGCAAATGGGCGTTCTGATCGAGAACATGCGCCGCGAAGGGTTCGAGCTTTCGATCTCCCGCCCGCAGGTTCTGTTCCAACAAATCGATGGCGTCCGCCACGAGCCTATCGAAGAAGCCACCATTGACGTGGATGACGAATACTCTGGCGCGGTCATCGAAAAGATCACCGGCGTCCGCAAAGGCGAGCTGGTAGAGATGAAGCCCGCCGGTGCCGGTAAAACCCGCATCGTGGCCCATGTCCCATCGCGCGGCCTGATCGGTTACCACGGCGAATTCCTGACCGACACACGCGGTACAGGCGTCATCAACCGCGTCTTCCATTCCTGGGCACCGCACAAGGGCCCGATCCCGGGCCGTCGCGCTGGCGTTCTGATCTCGATGGAAAACGGTACCTCGGTGGCATTCGCCCTGTGGAACCTTGAAGAGCGTGGCAGAATGATGATCGGCCCACAGGCCGACGTCTACACTGGCATGATCATTGGCGAACACAGCCGCGAGAACGATCTTGAAGTGAACCCGCTGAAAGGTAAGAAGCTGACCAACGTTCGCGCGTCGGGCACCGATGAAGCCGTTCGTCTGACCACACCCATCACGCTGAGCCTCGAAGAGGCCATCGCCTATATCGATGACGACGAACTGGTTGAAGTGACACCAAACGCTATCCGGCTGCGCAAGCGTTATCTGGACCCGCACGAGCGGAAGCGGATGGCGAAATCAGCTTAA
- a CDS encoding Rrf2 family transcriptional regulator yields MKLSTKGRYAMVALADIALQPADRLVNLGDIAARQSISLPYLEQLFVKLRRAELVASVRGPGGGYRLARPATNIRVVDILAAVDEKVDAMHVGAGASGGSSGSRAQSLTNRLWEGLSAQVYVYLHQTRLSDVVANELAPCPAVPNLFAIVDEADAE; encoded by the coding sequence ATGAAGCTGTCTACCAAGGGGCGGTATGCCATGGTCGCGCTGGCTGATATAGCGTTGCAGCCTGCGGATCGCCTGGTCAATCTGGGCGATATCGCGGCGCGTCAGTCCATTTCCCTGCCGTATCTGGAACAGCTTTTCGTCAAACTGCGTCGGGCCGAGCTGGTGGCATCGGTGCGTGGCCCCGGCGGCGGCTATCGTTTAGCGCGACCAGCGACGAATATTCGCGTTGTCGATATTCTGGCGGCGGTCGATGAAAAGGTCGACGCGATGCATGTGGGGGCAGGTGCCTCTGGCGGGTCGTCAGGCAGTCGTGCGCAATCCCTGACCAACCGTTTGTGGGAAGGGTTGAGCGCGCAGGTCTATGTGTACTTGCACCAGACGCGGCTGTCAGACGTTGTCGCGAACGAGCTCGCCCCCTGTCCGGCGGTGCCGAACCTCTTTGCCATCGTGGACGAGGCCGACGCGGAATGA